CCTTGTAGGGAGGCCGGCTCCCGGCGAGCTCAGAGCGGCTCACCACGTACTCCGGCCATTCGCTGTGATTGGGGGGCAGTGTTTGTCGGTGCTTCCGCACGTTCGTAGGCCGGCCCAGCAGCACCGTCGAGCTCGTCGAGGGCCGCAGGAAGGGGAGCGGGCTCGGGGAGTAGTTGACGGCCAGCACCTGCTCGCGATCGCCGCCCCGGATCATCTTCGTGACGAACTTCGACTGCAGGTTGAAGAGGTACTTGTCGAGCGGGAGTTCGCCGTTGTGGACGTAGATCGAGTGGAGGTCGCGGACGTCCCCGTTGGGGTCGCGGTCGCCGGACTGGAAGACTACGCGGTCGTCGGCGTCGGTGACGGTAACCTGGAGGAAGACGAGCCGCTCGGCGTCGAAGCCGGTGGGGACGTTGTGTCCGTCAGTGCCGTTGCGAAACTCGACGTTGAAGGCGATCCCATCCGGCCCGGCCCGATCCACCTCCACATCACCCAGGACGTAGCCAGCGCGGAGCACGGCGTAGCGTTCCACGTTGATCTCGGCGAGCGCGGCGAAGTTCTCTTCCAGGACTTCGCGCGCGTCGTAGCGGTCGTCCGCCGTGGACCAGCGGGGCGGGAATTCATAGCCCTCTGGCACGTTGTCCTCGAACTCGTCTGTCCCCCACCCGGCCGCTACGTCGAAGGTGAGCCACTCGCGCATGGTCGCGAGGTCGTTCGCCCGCACGTTCTGCGGGAACAGGCCCGGGTGTATGATGGAGTGGTCCGGGCCGGCGAAGCGGTGGTTGGTCCGCTTGTCAATGGCCGTAGGCTTGCCACCGACAATCGCCGCCGGCCCCTGGTCGTAGCCTTTGTCCTCGCCGGGCACGCTGCCCATGTGACAGTCCTGGCACGAAACGCCGCGCTTCGAGGCCGGCGTGGCTTTGTATTCACTGAAGGCCTCCTCGAGCCGGAACCCGTTGACGAGGTTCACGTCGTGGCACGCCCCACAGAACGAGGACTCCCCGATCTGCTCGAACTGGATGGCTCCCGTGTGGATGGCCCGGCCGGAGGCACCGCGCTGCGTGTTCACGTTGAAGTCCGGATCGCCGATCACCCGGTCGAGTTCCGCCTCGCCGTCGGGTCCAAAGACCGGATCGAAGATGTCACCCTCGACAATCGCGAAGCGCCCGCTGATCTTGCTGTAGGCGTTCTTGACGCGGTGGCAGACGATGCAGGTGATGCCCTCGCGCGAGGTCGGATTCCGGTCCATGTTCGACATGAACACGTCCTCACCGAGGTTCATGCCCACCTGCGTGTGGCAGCGGATGCAGAAGTCACCGTTCGTCCCGTTCGTGAGTTTCACGATCGTCCCGTGCATCGCGTTGAAGACGGGGCTGAGCTGGGCGTAGGCGTGCGACGAGACGGACCACTCGCGGTACTGGTCTGGGTGGCAGGTCTGGCATGCGTTCGCCGACGGGAAGCGCTCTTCGAGCAGGAGCACGTTGTGCGCGGAGTCCGCGATCTGCTGCACGAGCGCCCGGCCCCGGATTGATCCCGACTCGGCGTCCAACCACGCCCGCAGCAAGCTCGACGGCATCGGCTCGTCGTCGTCCCCTCCTCGAAGGAGACGCGTCTCGACGCCCGAGGCAGTAGCACGCGCCGGGACGACGTCTGACACGAGGAGCGCCTGGACTTCGCCGGACCCCGCCGTGTTGGACACGAGCTCAACAGGCTGTGGCGCGACGAAAGCCCAGAGGAGGACTAAGGCCGGGATGCCAGCGAGGAGGAGCAAGGAGGAGGCGGAGAGCCATCGGCTCAGGCTATCGAACGTTCGTTTCATTGGAGCAAGCGTGGGTGCTGAAAACTGTGCGTCACGGAGCTACGGGATCGGCTAAAACAGAGGTTATTGAAGCCACCTCCAATCTGTTGTCTTTCCGCCGTTAACGCTTGGGAAGCCACAGGCAAATATGTGGTAAAAGAGTGGACTTTTCAACTTCTTTGCAAAATTAAGTAGGAACAAAAGGCAATAACGCTGCCTCCTCCCTTTAGGTAAACGCAAACAAAGCGCTCTGGGGATCGAGCCTACGCCACCCAATCATACCTAACCCCCACAAACCTCCCATCCGGCGAAGAAAGACAGACAAAATCCACTCCACCGCGTCCCAGCCCACTTTTCAATAGCACTTCGCCACCCGGCGGGGTGCTATTGTCGTAGATGACGGGTAGACTCCGATCGCCCCGACTCCTTTTCCACCGGCACGACTCCCGGTGAACACGGCGACCTCTTCCTTGCCCGCCCTCCTTTCCGACCCGATGACGATTACGCTCCCCGACGGCTCCGCCCGCGACCTCCCCGTGGACGCCTCCGGCTTCGACCTCGCCCAGTCCATCTCGTCCGGCCTCGCCCGCGCCGCCCTCGCCGTGAAGGTGGACGGCGAGGTGCGCGACCTCCACCGTCCCCTCCCCGACGGCGCGACGGTCTCCATCCTCACGTGGGACGATCCCGAAGGCAAAGCCGCATTCTGGCATTCCTCTGCCCACCTCCTCGCCGAAGCGCTCGAAGCGCTTTACCCCGGCGTGCAGTTCGGCATCGGTCCGGCGATCGAGAACGGGTTCTATTACGACGTGGACCTCAGCGGCACCGATCACCCGACGCTCTCCTCTGCCGACCTGGAGCAGATCGAGGCGAAGATGAAGGAGCTCGCGAAGCAGGACAACCGCTACGAGCGCCGCGACGTCTCGAAAGCTGAAGCGCTCGACTACTTCACCGAGAAGGGCGATGGCTACAAGCTCGAACTCATCGAGGAGTTGGAGGACGGGACGATCACGTTCTACCAGCAGGGCGGCTTCGTCGACCTCTGCCGCGGACCGCACATCCCGAGCACGAAGCCGATCAAGTACCCCAAACTGCTCAACATCGCCGGGGCGTACTGGCGCGGCGACGAGTCGCGCCCGCAGCTCACGCGCATTTACGGCGTGAGCTTCCCGAAGCTCTCGATGCTCGAAGAACACCTCGAACGACTGGAGCTGGCGAAGCAGCGCGACCACCGCAAGCTGGGGCGCGAACTCGGCCTGTTCATGTTCTCGAACAAGGTCGGCCCCGGCCTGCCGATGTGGCTGCCGAAGGGGACGACGCTGCGCGAGACGCTCGTGGACTTCCTCAAAGAGGAGCAGCTCCGGCGCGGCTACCAGCCCGTCATCACCCCGCACATCGGGCGGCTGGAACTCTACAAGACGAGCGGGCACTACCCGTACTACGCCGAGAGCCAGTTCCCCCCGATGTTCGAGGATCGCGCCGAGGCCCGACCCCAGGACGCGAATGCTCTCGTCGCCGACGACGGGCGTGAGGGCTACCTCCTCAAGCCGATGAACTGCCCGCACCACACGCAGATCTACGACCACGTCCCCCACTCGTACCGCGACCTCCCCGTCCGCCTCGCCGAGTTCGGGCAGGTCTACCGCTTCGAGCAGTCCGGCGAGCTCGGCGGGCTGACGCGCGTGCGCGGCTTCACCGTCGACGACGCCCACATCTTCTGCACGCCCGAGCAGGTGAAGGCCGAGCTGAAGGACGTGATCGAGCTCACGCTGAAGGTGTTCAACGCGCTCGACTTCCACGACTACAAAGCGCAGGTCTCGCTCCGCGACCCGGCCAACACCGAGAAGTACATCGGCGGCGACGAGCTCTGGGACAGCGCCGAGCAGTCGATCCGCGAGGCCGCCGCCGAGATGGGGCTCGACACCGTCGAGGAGATCGGCGAGGCCGCGTTCTACGGGCCGAAGCTCGACTTCATGGTGAAGGACGCGCTGGGGCGAGAGTGGCAGCTCGGCACGGTGCAGGTGGACTACAACCTCCCCGAGCGCTTCGACCTGACGTACACCGACGCCGACGACGCGAAGCGCCGTCCGGTGATGATCCACCGCGCCCCGTTCGGCAGCCTGGAGCGGTTCATCGGCGTTCTCATCGAGCACTGCGGCGGCAACTTCCCGACGTGGCTCGCGCCCGTGCAAGTCGCCGTCCTCCCCATCTCGGACGAGTACAACGGCTACGCCCGCGACGTCGCCGCGACGCTCCGCTCCGCCGATCTCCGCGTGGAGGTCGACGACCGGAGCGAGAAGGTCGGGCGGAAGATCCGCGACGCCGAGGTGCAGAAGACGCCGTACATGCTCATCGTCGGGGCGAAGGAGCGCGAGGCCAGGGCCGTCGGCGTCCGCCGCCACGGCGAAGGCGACCGCGGCGCCCTCCCGACCGCGGACTTCGTGGACTCCGTCCGCGCCGAGATCGCCGAGCAGCTCGGCCAGTAGGACCGGGCGAAGGGATGCCGGCGGCGGGGCGCCACGGGTTCGGCCGAACCCGTGGCGCCCCGCTGCGTTTCTGCCCCGAACCCACCTGCCCCTGCCCCCATGCCCGACGCCGCCCCGACCTCCACCTACGACCTCACCCCGCTCCGCGGCGAGGCGCGCGACCGCGCCGCCGACGCCGCCGGCCTCGACGCCGAGGAGCGCCGCATCCTCCTCGATCACGGCACCGAACGCCCCGGCTGCGGCCTCCTCCTCGACAACAAAGAAGACGGCCTCTACGCCTGTCGGCTGTGCGGCCTCCCGCTCTTCGAGAGCGGTTCGAAATTCGAGTCCGGCACCGGCTGGCCCAGCTTCTTCCAGCCCGTCCACCCCACCCACGTCCGCGCGATCCGCGATGTCTCGCACTTCATGGTCCGCACCGAGACGCGCTGCGCACGGTGCGACGGCCACCTCGGCCACGTCTTCCCCGACGGCCCCCCGCCGACCGGGAATCGCTACTGCATGAACTCGGCCGCGCTGGAGTTTTTCCCCGAAGGCACCGAGCCCGAGCAGCGCACCGCCGACGCCCCCACCGGCTAGCCCGGCCGCACCGAGATCGCCGAGCCAATCGGGCAGAAACAACGTAGGGGCGCAGCATGCTGTGCCCCTACGCCTTGTACCGGGTATCAACGCCCACTTACGGCCGGTCCGTCGGCGAGAGCTTGCGGTGGCGGATGTCCACGCCTTCGATGAGGAAGACCACGGACTCCGCGATGTTCTTCGCGTGATCGGCCACGCGTTCGATCCCCTTGCTCATCGTCACGAGGTGGACGAGGGCCTCGGTATTGTCCGGGTTCTCTTTCGCGAGCTCGACGAGGGTGTCGATCGTCTCCTCGTGGAGCCGGTCGATCTCGAGGTCGTGCGCGATGACCTTGCGGGCGAGCACGCGGTCGCGCTTCACGAAGGCGTCCTGCACCTCGTGGAGGATGCGGCGGGCGGTGTCGGCCATCTCTGCGATTTTCGTCCGGTCCAGGAGGTCCGAGCAGCCCGAGACAAACGGGGTGTTCTTCGCGAGGTTCTTCGCGTGGTCGCCGATCCGTTCGAGGTCGGTGTTGACCTTAACGGCCGTGATGATGAGCCGGAGGTCGACGGCGACGGGCGTGTGGAGGGCGAGGATCCGCTCGCACTGGTGGTCGATCCGAAGCTCCAGCGCGTCCACCTCATCGTCGCGCTCGCGGACGCGCTGGGCGAGGTCGAGGTCGCACGTGCTCAGGGCGTTGATGGCGTCGGCGAGCTGCTCGTCGACGACGTTGGACATCTGGACGAGGAGGTCCCAGAGGAGCTGGAGTTCATCGTCCAGGGGGCGATGGGTCTTCATAAGTTCGGCGTAGCGCTTGCGTGTGGGAGGGAGAGATGCGCTCGGGCGGGGCCGGTCCACAGGGTACACCGCGTGAGGGGAAAAGTGTCCAACTGCCGCCGGCCTATCCGAATAAATCAGCCGGAGCCGGCTCAGCCGAAGCGCCCGGTGATGTAGTCCTCGGTCCGCTGGTTGTGGGGGCGCGTGAAGAGCTCGTCGGTCCGGTTGGCCTCGATCAGCTCGCCCATGTAGAAGAACGCCGTCTCATCGCTCACGCGCGACGCCTGCTGCATGTTGTGCGTGACGATGATGATGGTGTAGTCCTTCTTCAGCTCGCGGATCGTCTCTTCGAGCTTCGCCGTGGCAATCGGGTCGAGCGCGCTCGCGGGCTCGTCCATCAGCACGACCTCGGGCTTGACGGCGAGCGTCCGTGCGATGCAGAGCCGCTGCTGCTGGCCGCCGGAGAGGCCGTAGGCCTGCTCGTCGAGCCGGTCCTTCACCTCGTCCCAGAGGGCGGCCTGGCGGAGGCTCTCCTCGACGCGCTGATCCATGTCGCCCTTGAACCCGTTGATCTTCGCGCCCCACGCCACATTCTGGTAGATCGTCTTGGGGAACGGATTCGGCTTCTGGAACACCATCCCGATCCGGCGGCGGACGACGACGGGGTCGGCGTCGTGGTAGATGTCCTGCCCGTCGATCGCCACGACGCCTTCGAGCCGGGTGTCGGGGATCAGCTCGTTCATCCGGTTGATGCAGCGGAGGAGTGTGCTCTTGCCGCAGCCGGAGGGGCCGATGAAGGCCGTCACCTCGTTCGTGGGGATGTCGAGCGAGATGCCCTTGAGCACCCTCTTCTCGCCGTACCAGAACTCGACGTCCTCGATCTTGATTTTCGGGTCCACGGTGGCCGTGCGGTCGGCGGACTTCGCGGCGCGCTGGACGGGGGCAGCGCCGTTCGCGGCGGGCTGCGCCTCCGCTTCCTCGCGGATCGTCTCGGGCGTGCTCGTCTTGTCAGGCATGAGGGGGGATTCGGTCATGGGATCGGGAAGCAGCGGCGCGGCTACTGCGCGCGGTAGCGCTCGAAGCGGTTGCGGAGGAGGATGGCGCTGAGGTTCATCACGAGGAGCAGCACCATCAGCACGATGATGCCCGCCGCGGCGAGCTCCTGAAACTCGGCCTGCGGGCGCGAGGTCCAGTTAAAAATCTGGATGGGCAGCACGGTGAACGAGTCCATCACGGACTCCGGCAGGAACGCCACGAACGTGAGGGCGCCGATCATGATGAGCGGGGCCGTCTCGCCGATCGCGCGGCTGAGCGAGAGGATGACGCCCGTCAGGATGCCCGGCGCGGCGATCGGCAGGAGGTGGCTCCAGATCACCTGCCACCGCGTGGCGCCGAGGGCGTAGGCGCTCTCGCGGACGCCCTGCGGCACGGCCCGCAGCGCCTCCTGCGTCCCGATGATCACGACGGGCAGGATCAGCAGCGCCATCGTCATCGACCCCGCCATCAGGCTCCGGCCGAGCGCGAGGAAGCGCACGAAGAGCGCGAGCCCGAGGATCCCGTAGAGCACCGACGGCACGCCCGCGAGGTTGGCGATGTTGATCTGCACGAAGCGGAAGAACCAGTGCCGCGGCGCGTACTCCTCCAAGTACACCGCGCTCGCGATCCCGATCGGCACCGAGAGCAGCGCCGTCAGCCCGATCATCCACAGCGAGCCGACGAGCGCCGACTTCACGCCCGCCTCCGCCGGGAAGCGCGACGGGTAGTTCGTGAGAAACGACCCGCTCAGCCACGGCCACCCCGTCACGACGATATCGACGAGGAGTGTCACGAGCACGACGATGCCGAAGAGCGTCGCCGCGAAGAGCAGCGATGACACGACGAGCCCCGTCCGGCGCCGCGCGCCGACGCGCTCGTTGAACTCCAGTTCCGGCTGTGTCAGCGTAGCCATCAGTAGCGCTCCTGGTATTTCCGGATGACCGCGTTCGCGGCGAGGTTCATCGCGAACGTGATGAGGAAGAGGACGAGCCCGACGGCGAAGATGCTCTTATAGACGATGCTCCCCTGCGCCGTGTCGCCGAGCGAGACCTGCACGATGAACGCCGTCATCGTCTGGATCGAGTCGACGGGGTTGAGCGTGAGGCGGGGCGTCGCGCCGGCGGCGAGCGTTACGATCATCGTCTCCCCGATCGCGCGGCTGACGGCGAGGATGAACGAGGCGATGATGCCGCTGACGGCGCCGGGCACCATCACCCGCGTCACGACCTCCACCTTCGTCGCGCCGAGGGCGTAGGCCCCGTCGGCGAGCGAGCGCGGGACGGCGCGGAGGGCGTCCTCGCTCAGCGACGCCACCATCGGGATGATCATCACGCCGACGACGAGCCCGGCCGAGAGCGCGTTGTACACGCTGAGCCCCGGCACGAAGGTCTGCAAGAGCGGCGTCACGAACGTGAGCGCGAAGTAGCCGTAGACGACGGTCGGCACGCCGGCGAGCAGTTCGAGGCTCGGCTTGAGCCACTTCCGCACGGCGTCGGGCGCGTACTCCGCGATGTAGACCGCGCTCGCGAGCCCGACCGGGAGGGCGAGGAGCGCCGCGATGACGGTCACGAGGAGCGTCCCCGAGAGGAGGGGCCAGATGCCGAAGTTTTTGTCGACGAACTGCGGCGTCCACTCCGTGTCCGTGAAGAACTCCACGAACGACACCTCGGCGAAGAACCCGATCGACTCCCACACGAGGACGCCTGCGATCCCGAGCGTGGTGAACACGCTGATGAGCGCGCAGAACCCGAGCACGTACTCAATGGCGCGCTCCTTCGGGCTGCGGAAGAGGTTCGCCTTCAGCCCGACCGGCGGTGTCGCGTCGGGCCGGGCTGGGTCGAGGCCGGCGAGGGGATTCTGTTGCTGAGCAGGGTCCATCGGTCGGGAGTGCGGGAGTGTGGGGATATGGGAGTGATTGGGGTTCAGGCTTGAGAGACTCTCACACGTCCATACCCCACAAACTCCCACACGCTCTTTCACATCGCGGTCGTGTCGGCCATCGTCGTGTCGGCGGGCATCGCGTCGTCCATCGGCATCGCATCGCCCTGCTCACGGCGGAGGAGCTCTTCGAGCGTGATCCCGACGGGCGCGCCGTTCTCGAAGAGGGTCCCCGTCGTGCCCGTGCGGAAGCGCTCGAGCGCGAGTTCGTACGCTGCGTCGGTGAGCGGGACGTAGCCGACTTCGCGGACGAGTTCGGGCGCGTTCTCGAGGTAGAACTCGACGAAGGCGTTGATGGCCGGGTCGTTCGCACGGGCGGCGTTGACGTAGATGAACTCGGGGCGGGCGAGCGGCTGGTACGTCCCGTTGCCGACGGTCTCGAGCGTGGGCTGGACGCAGCCCTCACCGTTCGACGGATCGCCGTCGTCGAGGCCGAGGAGCTTGAGGCGGCTGGCGTTCTCCTCGTAGTAGGCGAGGCCGAAGAAGCCGAGGGCCTTGGCGTCGCCGGCGATGCCTTGGACGAGCACGTTGTCGTCCTCGCTCGCGGTGAAGTCGGAGCGGCTGGCCCCGCTCTCGCCGCCGACGGCCTCGGTGAAGTAGTCGTACGTCCCGCTGTCGGTGCCGGGCCCGTAGAGCGCGATCTCCTGGTCGGGGAAGCCCGCGCGGACCTCGCTCCAGTTGTCGATCTCGGAGCCGGGCGCCCAGATCCGCCGGAGCTCGTCGATGGTCAGGCAGTCCACCCAGTCGTTGCCGGGGTTCGTGACGACGGCGATGCCGTCATACGCCACGGGGAGCTCGATGAACTCGATACCGGCCGCGCGGGCCTCTTCGAGCTCGGAGGGCTTGATCGGACGCGAGGCGTCGTTGATGTCGGTCTCGTCGCGGATAAACTTCGCGAAGCCGCCGCCGGTGCCGCTCACGCCGACCGTGACGCGGACGCGGGGCTCGGTCTGCATGAACTCCTCGGCCACGGCCTCGGTGATGGGGAAGACCGTGCTGGAGCCGTCGACGCGGACGGCGCCGGAGAGCGCGTCGCCGTCGGCGCCTTCGCGGGGCTCGCTGCCGCAGCCGGCCAGCAGGC
This sequence is a window from Rhodothermales bacterium. Protein-coding genes within it:
- a CDS encoding multiheme c-type cytochrome, which translates into the protein MKRTFDSLSRWLSASSLLLLAGIPALVLLWAFVAPQPVELVSNTAGSGEVQALLVSDVVPARATASGVETRLLRGGDDDEPMPSSLLRAWLDAESGSIRGRALVQQIADSAHNVLLLEERFPSANACQTCHPDQYREWSVSSHAYAQLSPVFNAMHGTIVKLTNGTNGDFCIRCHTQVGMNLGEDVFMSNMDRNPTSREGITCIVCHRVKNAYSKISGRFAIVEGDIFDPVFGPDGEAELDRVIGDPDFNVNTQRGASGRAIHTGAIQFEQIGESSFCGACHDVNLVNGFRLEEAFSEYKATPASKRGVSCQDCHMGSVPGEDKGYDQGPAAIVGGKPTAIDKRTNHRFAGPDHSIIHPGLFPQNVRANDLATMREWLTFDVAAGWGTDEFEDNVPEGYEFPPRWSTADDRYDAREVLEENFAALAEINVERYAVLRAGYVLGDVEVDRAGPDGIAFNVEFRNGTDGHNVPTGFDAERLVFLQVTVTDADDRVVFQSGDRDPNGDVRDLHSIYVHNGELPLDKYLFNLQSKFVTKMIRGGDREQVLAVNYSPSPLPFLRPSTSSTVLLGRPTNVRKHRQTLPPNHSEWPEYVVSRSELAGSRPPYKANVKLIAQMVPVNLIDEIQHVGFDYFMSPRTVADRIVEGALTLYDRDVELRPSATWSEQRLPGPTITSRGNDAVSN
- the thrS gene encoding threonine--tRNA ligase; protein product: MTITLPDGSARDLPVDASGFDLAQSISSGLARAALAVKVDGEVRDLHRPLPDGATVSILTWDDPEGKAAFWHSSAHLLAEALEALYPGVQFGIGPAIENGFYYDVDLSGTDHPTLSSADLEQIEAKMKELAKQDNRYERRDVSKAEALDYFTEKGDGYKLELIEELEDGTITFYQQGGFVDLCRGPHIPSTKPIKYPKLLNIAGAYWRGDESRPQLTRIYGVSFPKLSMLEEHLERLELAKQRDHRKLGRELGLFMFSNKVGPGLPMWLPKGTTLRETLVDFLKEEQLRRGYQPVITPHIGRLELYKTSGHYPYYAESQFPPMFEDRAEARPQDANALVADDGREGYLLKPMNCPHHTQIYDHVPHSYRDLPVRLAEFGQVYRFEQSGELGGLTRVRGFTVDDAHIFCTPEQVKAELKDVIELTLKVFNALDFHDYKAQVSLRDPANTEKYIGGDELWDSAEQSIREAAAEMGLDTVEEIGEAAFYGPKLDFMVKDALGREWQLGTVQVDYNLPERFDLTYTDADDAKRRPVMIHRAPFGSLERFIGVLIEHCGGNFPTWLAPVQVAVLPISDEYNGYARDVAATLRSADLRVEVDDRSEKVGRKIRDAEVQKTPYMLIVGAKEREARAVGVRRHGEGDRGALPTADFVDSVRAEIAEQLGQ
- the msrB gene encoding peptide-methionine (R)-S-oxide reductase MsrB; amino-acid sequence: MPDAAPTSTYDLTPLRGEARDRAADAAGLDAEERRILLDHGTERPGCGLLLDNKEDGLYACRLCGLPLFESGSKFESGTGWPSFFQPVHPTHVRAIRDVSHFMVRTETRCARCDGHLGHVFPDGPPPTGNRYCMNSAALEFFPEGTEPEQRTADAPTG
- the phoU gene encoding phosphate signaling complex protein PhoU codes for the protein MKTHRPLDDELQLLWDLLVQMSNVVDEQLADAINALSTCDLDLAQRVRERDDEVDALELRIDHQCERILALHTPVAVDLRLIITAVKVNTDLERIGDHAKNLAKNTPFVSGCSDLLDRTKIAEMADTARRILHEVQDAFVKRDRVLARKVIAHDLEIDRLHEETIDTLVELAKENPDNTEALVHLVTMSKGIERVADHAKNIAESVVFLIEGVDIRHRKLSPTDRP
- the pstB gene encoding phosphate ABC transporter ATP-binding protein PstB — its product is MTESPLMPDKTSTPETIREEAEAQPAANGAAPVQRAAKSADRTATVDPKIKIEDVEFWYGEKRVLKGISLDIPTNEVTAFIGPSGCGKSTLLRCINRMNELIPDTRLEGVVAIDGQDIYHDADPVVVRRRIGMVFQKPNPFPKTIYQNVAWGAKINGFKGDMDQRVEESLRQAALWDEVKDRLDEQAYGLSGGQQQRLCIARTLAVKPEVVLMDEPASALDPIATAKLEETIRELKKDYTIIIVTHNMQQASRVSDETAFFYMGELIEANRTDELFTRPHNQRTEDYITGRFG
- the pstA gene encoding phosphate ABC transporter permease PstA — its product is MATLTQPELEFNERVGARRRTGLVVSSLLFAATLFGIVVLVTLLVDIVVTGWPWLSGSFLTNYPSRFPAEAGVKSALVGSLWMIGLTALLSVPIGIASAVYLEEYAPRHWFFRFVQINIANLAGVPSVLYGILGLALFVRFLALGRSLMAGSMTMALLILPVVIIGTQEALRAVPQGVRESAYALGATRWQVIWSHLLPIAAPGILTGVILSLSRAIGETAPLIMIGALTFVAFLPESVMDSFTVLPIQIFNWTSRPQAEFQELAAAGIIVLMVLLLVMNLSAILLRNRFERYRAQ
- the pstC gene encoding phosphate ABC transporter permease subunit PstC, which gives rise to MDPAQQQNPLAGLDPARPDATPPVGLKANLFRSPKERAIEYVLGFCALISVFTTLGIAGVLVWESIGFFAEVSFVEFFTDTEWTPQFVDKNFGIWPLLSGTLLVTVIAALLALPVGLASAVYIAEYAPDAVRKWLKPSLELLAGVPTVVYGYFALTFVTPLLQTFVPGLSVYNALSAGLVVGVMIIPMVASLSEDALRAVPRSLADGAYALGATKVEVVTRVMVPGAVSGIIASFILAVSRAIGETMIVTLAAGATPRLTLNPVDSIQTMTAFIVQVSLGDTAQGSIVYKSIFAVGLVLFLITFAMNLAANAVIRKYQERY
- a CDS encoding PstS family phosphate ABC transporter substrate-binding protein translates to MTRSSRFPSLVFTCAVALGLLAGCGSEPREGADGDALSGAVRVDGSSTVFPITEAVAEEFMQTEPRVRVTVGVSGTGGGFAKFIRDETDINDASRPIKPSELEEARAAGIEFIELPVAYDGIAVVTNPGNDWVDCLTIDELRRIWAPGSEIDNWSEVRAGFPDQEIALYGPGTDSGTYDYFTEAVGGESGASRSDFTASEDDNVLVQGIAGDAKALGFFGLAYYEENASRLKLLGLDDGDPSNGEGCVQPTLETVGNGTYQPLARPEFIYVNAARANDPAINAFVEFYLENAPELVREVGYVPLTDAAYELALERFRTGTTGTLFENGAPVGITLEELLRREQGDAMPMDDAMPADTTMADTTAM